The following coding sequences are from one Bacteroidota bacterium window:
- a CDS encoding type B 50S ribosomal protein L31: protein MKKGIHPKDYKLVVFQDMSNGHSFITRSCVKTKDKIKWEDGKEYPLYKLEISNTSHPFFTGKNVLLDSTGRVEKFNRRYKKATAK, encoded by the coding sequence ATGAAAAAAGGAATACATCCAAAGGATTATAAATTAGTTGTTTTTCAAGATATGTCAAACGGACATAGTTTTATTACAAGATCTTGTGTTAAAACAAAAGATAAAATTAAATGGGAAGATGGAAAAGAATATCCACTTTACAAATTAGAGATAAGTAATACCTCTCATCCATTTTTTACAGGCAAAAATGTACTTCTTGACTCAACAGGTCGTGTTGAGAAATTTAACAGAAGGTACAAAAAAGCCACTGCAAAATAA
- a CDS encoding GlmU family protein, with protein sequence MKTTNNYILFDSPKSRIDLLPFTYTRAISEIRAGILTIKEKWEHFLNTKTSYLVEDYLSEKFLSVFSKTNIFINSTIIPSESLAEQVTKIKSGEVIFHKNTFIAAGYNAKDFTTVFNNNFDSFKKIEFTEDIDTIEFKWDIFQKNNKNITDDFEILTKNRKSQKLNESNKLIGKHKIFIEEGADIQCATLNTTEGPIYIGKNTVVMEGALIRGPFALCDHSHVKMGAKIYTGTTIGPHCKVGGEINNSIFFGFANKAHDGFLGNSVIGEWCNIGADSNNSNLKNNYDDVKVWDYNKKGFSSSGSQFCGLFMGDHSKCGINTMFNTGTVVGVSCNIYGAGFPRTFIPSFSWGGAAGTTIHKLNKAFKTAELVMKRRELEFDKIEKEIFEHIFELSQEFHH encoded by the coding sequence ATGAAAACAACGAATAATTACATTCTTTTCGATTCTCCTAAAAGTAGGATTGATTTGCTGCCATTCACTTACACAAGAGCAATTTCTGAAATAAGAGCAGGTATTTTAACTATTAAAGAAAAATGGGAACATTTTTTAAACACCAAAACTTCATACCTTGTTGAAGATTATCTTTCTGAAAAATTTCTTAGCGTATTTTCCAAAACAAACATTTTTATAAACTCAACTATTATCCCCTCAGAATCACTGGCGGAGCAAGTTACTAAAATAAAAAGCGGTGAAGTAATTTTTCATAAAAACACTTTTATTGCTGCAGGATACAACGCTAAAGATTTCACAACTGTTTTCAACAATAATTTTGATTCATTTAAAAAAATTGAATTTACTGAAGATATTGACACTATAGAATTTAAATGGGATATCTTTCAAAAAAACAATAAAAATATAACAGATGATTTTGAAATTTTAACAAAAAACAGAAAATCACAGAAGCTAAATGAAAGCAATAAATTAATTGGTAAACATAAAATATTTATTGAAGAAGGTGCTGACATCCAATGTGCAACACTCAACACCACAGAGGGACCAATTTATATTGGAAAAAATACAGTAGTAATGGAAGGGGCTTTAATTCGCGGACCATTTGCACTTTGCGATCATTCACATGTTAAGATGGGAGCAAAAATTTATACAGGAACAACCATAGGACCTCATTGCAAAGTGGGAGGAGAAATTAACAACAGTATATTTTTCGGATTTGCCAACAAAGCACATGATGGATTTCTTGGTAATTCTGTAATTGGAGAATGGTGTAACATAGGTGCCGACTCAAACAATTCCAATTTAAAAAATAATTATGACGATGTTAAAGTTTGGGATTACAACAAAAAAGGATTTTCAAGTTCGGGAAGTCAGTTTTGTGGACTTTTTATGGGCGACCATTCCAAGTGTGGAATAAATACAATGTTTAACACAGGGACAGTAGTAGGTGTAAGTTGTAATATTTACGGTGCAGGATTTCCACGAACATTTATTCCGTCATTTAGCTGGGGAGGTGCAGCAGGTACAACAATTCACAAGCTAAACAAAGCTTTTAAAACTGCGGAGCTTGTTATGAAAAGAAGAGAACTTGAGTTTGATAAAATTGAAAAAGAAATATTTGAACATATTTTTGAACTATCACAAGAATTTCATCATTAG